The Ruminococcus bovis genome includes a region encoding these proteins:
- a CDS encoding VirD4-like conjugal transfer protein, CD1115 family, whose protein sequence is MQDSDRKSAIILSAIGIVPVVWLSLLIAPFVKGGLTEIVTGLMKSFEHPFQIQLCEDSLKTVLFLLAAYAMGIGIYFSTRRNYRRREEHGSAKWGNAKAVDRKYRQSPPSDNKLMTQNVRIGINAQKHRRNLNTLVCGGSGAGKTRFYCKPNLMQCNTSFVILDPKGEILRDTGGLLEAKGYEVRVLDLISMEKSHCYNPFVYLRDDNDIQRLVTNLFKSTTPKGSQSNDPFWDTAASMLLLALVFYLHYEAPEEEQNFAMVMEMLRAAEIEDEESNVPSPLDNLFNDLEFENPDHIALKYYHSYHSGSAKTLKSIQITLAARLEKFNLESLAALTSTDELDLPSMGEKKVALFALIPDNDSSFNFLVSILYTQLFQQLFYSADHIHGGALPVPVHFLMDEFANVSLPDDFDKILSVMRSRAVSVSIILQNLAQLKALFEKQWESIIGNCDEFLYLGGNEQSTHKYVSELLGKETIDTNTYGKSTGHSGSYSTNYQISGRELMTPDEVRLLDNQYAILFIRGERPIKDFKFDILKHPNVSLTADGKADVYRHGEVKDDIATITVGIVVDEKQIEDIPISDTSFELLSEEDLQIQFNLIQEDKNNEII, encoded by the coding sequence ATGCAAGATAGCGACAGAAAGTCAGCTATCATTCTTTCCGCAATCGGTATCGTTCCCGTAGTGTGGTTATCGCTACTGATTGCCCCGTTTGTAAAAGGCGGCTTAACGGAAATTGTGACGGGACTGATGAAGTCCTTTGAACACCCATTCCAAATACAGCTTTGTGAGGACAGCTTAAAAACTGTCCTCTTTTTGCTTGCCGCCTACGCAATGGGCATAGGTATTTACTTTTCCACACGCAGAAACTACCGACGCAGAGAAGAACACGGCTCCGCTAAGTGGGGCAACGCAAAAGCCGTTGATAGAAAATACCGTCAATCTCCGCCGTCTGATAATAAGCTGATGACGCAGAATGTCCGTATCGGTATCAACGCACAGAAGCACAGGCGCAACCTCAACACGTTGGTCTGCGGTGGATCGGGCGCTGGTAAAACCCGATTCTACTGTAAGCCAAACCTTATGCAATGCAATACGTCGTTTGTCATTCTCGATCCTAAAGGTGAGATACTCCGTGACACAGGCGGATTGCTTGAAGCAAAGGGGTATGAGGTGCGTGTGCTCGACCTGATCTCAATGGAAAAGAGCCATTGCTACAATCCGTTTGTCTATCTCCGTGATGACAACGATATTCAGCGATTGGTAACTAACCTTTTCAAATCCACCACACCCAAAGGCTCGCAGTCCAATGATCCCTTTTGGGACACGGCTGCTTCAATGCTCCTCCTTGCGTTAGTATTCTATTTACACTATGAAGCGCCGGAGGAAGAACAGAACTTCGCTATGGTTATGGAAATGCTAAGAGCCGCAGAAATTGAGGACGAGGAAAGCAACGTCCCCTCGCCCCTCGATAATCTATTCAATGATTTGGAATTTGAGAATCCCGACCATATCGCACTCAAATACTATCATTCCTATCACTCAGGCTCAGCTAAAACATTAAAGTCAATACAGATTACACTTGCCGCAAGACTTGAAAAGTTTAACCTTGAAAGCCTTGCGGCTTTGACTTCTACGGACGAGCTGGACTTACCCTCTATGGGTGAGAAGAAGGTCGCCCTGTTTGCGCTGATACCCGATAACGATTCATCATTCAATTTCTTGGTATCTATCCTATACACACAGCTATTCCAACAGCTTTTTTATTCTGCCGACCACATACACGGCGGAGCGCTCCCCGTTCCCGTCCATTTCCTGATGGACGAGTTTGCGAATGTTTCGCTTCCCGATGATTTCGATAAGATACTCTCGGTTATGCGCTCCCGTGCCGTTTCGGTCAGCATTATATTACAGAACTTGGCACAGCTCAAGGCGCTGTTTGAAAAGCAATGGGAAAGTATCATCGGTAACTGCGACGAGTTTCTTTATCTCGGCGGCAACGAACAGAGTACGCACAAGTACGTTTCCGAGCTGCTTGGCAAGGAAACGATTGATACCAATACCTACGGCAAAAGCACAGGTCATAGCGGCAGCTATTCTACCAACTATCAGATAAGCGGCAGAGAGCTGATGACACCTGATGAGGTCAGGTTACTTGATAACCAATACGCAATCCTCTTTATACGAGGTGAGCGTCCGATAAAGGACTTCAAGTTTGACATCTTGAAGCACCCTAATGTCAGCTTGACGGCTGACGGTAAAGCCGATGTTTATAGACACGGCGAAGTCAAAGATGATATTGCCACTATTACTGTTGGCATAGTTGTCGATGAAAAGCAGATTGAAGATATACCCATATCTGATACGAGCTTTGAGTTATTGTCCGAGGAGGACTTGCAAATTCAATTTAATCTTATACAGGAGGATAAAAATAATGAGATTATTTAA
- a CDS encoding glutamyl-tRNA amidotransferase translates to MRLFNNHSNTNRLPMKGKVKRGFRTYCAVVIAVMLIVSCFTVTTFAADGNGALTAVNNLSTFIFGLIRAIGLILTGFGVVQIGLSLKSHDPSQRANGFLTLAGGVIITFAKEILNLIIGS, encoded by the coding sequence ATGAGATTATTTAACAACCATTCAAATACAAACAGACTGCCGATGAAGGGTAAGGTCAAGAGAGGTTTTCGTACCTACTGCGCTGTCGTTATTGCGGTAATGCTCATTGTGAGCTGTTTCACCGTAACGACTTTTGCTGCTGACGGCAATGGCGCTTTAACCGCAGTCAATAATCTTTCCACCTTCATCTTCGGTTTAATCCGTGCGATTGGTCTTATTCTGACAGGCTTCGGCGTTGTGCAGATTGGTCTTTCGCTCAAATCACACGATCCGTCACAGAGAGCTAACGGCTTTCTTACCCTTGCGGGCGGTGTCATCATCACCTTTGCAAAGGAAATCCTCAACCTCATTATCGGCTCTTAA
- a CDS encoding PrgI family protein → MEVKINREIRNYTEAVFFGLSLRQIIFSVCALAVSVGVFFLLKPTLGTETTSWICIIAAAPFAALGFVKYNGMTAEKFIVAWVKSEFLTPKKLTFKSTNTYYELMKPVIEKKQKEAMKAND, encoded by the coding sequence ATGGAAGTTAAGATTAACAGAGAAATCCGTAACTATACAGAAGCAGTATTCTTTGGTCTGTCACTTAGACAGATCATTTTTTCTGTCTGTGCGCTTGCGGTTTCGGTTGGCGTGTTCTTCCTGTTGAAGCCTACGCTTGGTACGGAAACCACATCTTGGATTTGCATTATCGCAGCAGCTCCGTTTGCGGCGCTGGGCTTTGTCAAATACAACGGAATGACCGCCGAAAAATTCATTGTCGCTTGGGTGAAATCCGAATTTCTCACCCCTAAAAAGCTGACATTCAAATCAACGAATACCTACTACGAGCTGATGAAGCCCGTAATTGAGAAAAAGCAAAAGGAGGCTATGAAAGCCAATGATTAA
- a CDS encoding VirB4-like conjugal transfer ATPase, CD1110 family: MIKTLRAISKQDKERFVVPKGVQDVIPVTAIYSDGIFRIGKDKFTKTFKFTDINYAVASREDKEEMFLEYSELLNSFDSGATTKITINNRRLNRLDFEKSILIPLKGDYLDEYRKEYNQMLLEKATGANSMVQDKYITVSVCKKNIEDARTYFSRVGNDMIAHLSKLGSRCTELDVEERLRIFHDFYRVGEESSYHFDIKENRQKGHSFKDYICPDSMEFEKDYFKIGDRYGRVLFMREYASYIKDSMISEITELNRNLMLSIDVIPVPTDEAVREAESRLLGVETNITNWQRRQNANNNFSATVPYDMEQQKKEMKEFLDDLTTRDQRMMFAVLTMVHTADTKEQLDNDTEAILTTARKHLCQFATLKFQQMDGLNTAMPFGVRKIDSFRTLTTESLSVLMPFRVQDVFHENGIYYGQNVISKNMIIADRRQLLNGNAFVLGVSGGGKSFFAKGDIVNIILATGADVIIVDPEREYGALVNALGGEVINISATSKNHINAMDMSEEYGDGANPVILKSEFIMSLCEQFVPLGAKEKSIIDRCTANVYRGYQQRNYTGKVPTLKDFREELLRQEEPEAQSIALAIELFTDGSLNTFAKQTNVDTDNRLICYDILDLGKQLMSIGMLVVMDSILNRITQNRAKGKATFIFIDEIYLLFQHEYSANFLFTLWKRVRKYGAFATGITQNVDDLLQSHTARTMLANSEFIVMLNQASTDREELARLLNISDLQLSYITNVDAGHGLIKVGSSLVPFANKFPKNTKLYKLMTTKPGEGTAA, translated from the coding sequence ATGATTAAAACTTTAAGAGCTATCAGTAAGCAGGACAAGGAAAGATTCGTCGTCCCGAAGGGCGTTCAGGACGTAATTCCTGTTACTGCTATTTATAGCGACGGCATTTTCCGTATCGGCAAGGATAAGTTTACAAAGACTTTCAAATTCACTGATATTAACTATGCTGTCGCTTCCCGTGAGGACAAGGAAGAAATGTTCCTTGAATACTCAGAGTTGCTCAACAGCTTTGACAGCGGGGCAACCACAAAAATCACGATTAACAACCGCAGACTTAACCGCCTTGACTTTGAGAAGTCAATCCTGATTCCCCTCAAGGGCGACTATCTTGACGAGTACCGCAAGGAGTACAACCAAATGCTCCTCGAAAAAGCGACAGGCGCAAATTCGATGGTGCAGGACAAATACATCACGGTATCCGTCTGCAAGAAGAATATCGAGGACGCCCGCACTTATTTCAGCCGTGTCGGTAATGATATGATTGCCCATTTGAGTAAGCTCGGCAGCAGGTGTACAGAGCTTGACGTTGAAGAACGTCTGCGTATCTTCCACGACTTCTACCGTGTCGGCGAAGAAAGCAGCTATCACTTTGACATCAAGGAAAACCGTCAGAAAGGTCACAGCTTTAAGGACTATATCTGTCCCGATTCTATGGAGTTTGAAAAGGACTATTTCAAGATTGGCGACAGATACGGCAGAGTGCTTTTTATGCGTGAGTATGCGTCCTATATCAAGGACAGTATGATTTCCGAGATTACCGAGCTTAACCGCAATCTGATGTTGTCTATCGACGTTATCCCTGTTCCAACTGATGAAGCCGTGAGAGAAGCGGAAAGCCGTTTGCTCGGCGTTGAAACCAACATTACGAATTGGCAGCGCAGACAGAACGCTAACAACAACTTCTCCGCAACCGTCCCCTATGATATGGAACAGCAGAAAAAGGAAATGAAAGAGTTTCTCGACGACCTGACTACCCGTGACCAGCGTATGATGTTCGCCGTACTGACAATGGTACACACGGCTGATACAAAGGAACAGCTCGACAACGATACCGAAGCTATCCTGACTACGGCGAGAAAACACCTCTGTCAGTTTGCTACCCTCAAATTCCAGCAGATGGACGGACTGAATACCGCTATGCCTTTCGGAGTACGCAAGATTGACAGCTTCCGTACATTGACTACAGAATCCCTCTCCGTCCTTATGCCATTCCGTGTGCAGGACGTATTCCACGAGAACGGAATCTACTACGGTCAGAACGTCATTTCAAAGAATATGATTATCGCTGACCGCAGGCAGCTCCTTAATGGTAACGCCTTCGTCCTCGGTGTATCCGGCGGTGGTAAATCGTTCTTCGCAAAGGGCGATATTGTTAATATCATTCTCGCAACGGGCGCAGATGTTATTATCGTAGATCCTGAGCGTGAGTACGGAGCACTTGTCAATGCTCTCGGCGGCGAGGTCATCAATATCTCAGCTACCTCTAAAAACCATATCAACGCTATGGATATGTCCGAGGAGTACGGCGACGGCGCTAACCCCGTTATCCTCAAATCCGAGTTTATTATGTCCCTCTGCGAACAGTTTGTACCCCTCGGCGCAAAGGAGAAGTCCATTATTGACCGTTGTACCGCAAATGTATATCGTGGCTATCAGCAGAGAAACTACACAGGCAAAGTGCCGACCTTAAAGGACTTCCGTGAAGAACTGCTTAGACAGGAGGAACCGGAAGCACAGAGTATCGCCCTTGCGATTGAGCTGTTTACAGACGGCTCGCTCAACACATTTGCAAAGCAGACAAACGTGGATACTGACAACCGCCTTATCTGCTACGATATTCTTGACCTCGGCAAGCAGCTTATGTCAATCGGTATGCTTGTCGTAATGGACAGTATTCTCAACCGTATCACGCAAAACAGAGCGAAGGGTAAGGCAACATTCATCTTTATTGATGAAATCTACCTCCTGTTCCAGCACGAGTATTCCGCAAACTTCCTGTTTACCCTTTGGAAACGCGTCAGAAAGTACGGCGCATTTGCGACAGGTATCACACAGAATGTCGATGACCTTCTCCAGAGCCACACAGCCCGTACAATGCTCGCAAACTCTGAATTTATCGTAATGCTCAATCAGGCTTCCACCGACAGAGAGGAGCTTGCACGTCTGCTTAATATTTCCGATTTACAGCTTTCGTATATCACCAATGTTGACGCAGGACACGGCTTGATTAAGGTCGGCAGCTCCCTTGTACCGTTCGCAAATAAATTCCCCAAGAACACCAAGCTCTACAAGCTGATGACCACCAAGCCGGGCGAAGGCACGGCAGCATAA
- a CDS encoding class B sortase yields MKKKILIIGLAVLIAVCGVSTFFHIKNKVESDNNKKMYESVAEEVSATEESTTPTPTKAPVNPYTDNTTVSGGSGNGGASGGSSESYTTNMNPSANPDMVGWIKINDTVINYPVMQTKKIPDYYLNHDFYKNESVYGCPYVQANCDVDAPSDNVIIYAHHMNDGSMFAGLENYRSKDYWSSHKTISFDTLNKKANYDILAVFAVPVDESNKNTFKFYEFVNAYDSEHYSSFISKCKALSFYETGVSAKQGDKLLTLATCEYTNNNGRLVVVAKRTTR; encoded by the coding sequence ATGAAAAAGAAAATCCTTATTATCGGTCTTGCGGTGCTGATTGCCGTCTGCGGCGTTAGCACCTTTTTCCACATCAAGAACAAGGTGGAATCCGACAACAACAAGAAGATGTATGAATCCGTAGCTGAAGAAGTTTCGGCTACGGAGGAAAGCACAACGCCTACACCGACCAAAGCACCCGTCAATCCTTATACGGATAACACAACGGTTAGCGGCGGTAGTGGAAACGGCGGCGCAAGCGGCGGAAGCTCTGAGAGCTATACTACCAATATGAATCCCAGCGCTAACCCTGATATGGTAGGTTGGATTAAGATTAACGATACTGTCATTAACTATCCCGTAATGCAGACAAAGAAGATCCCAGACTACTATCTCAATCACGATTTCTACAAGAATGAATCCGTGTACGGCTGTCCGTATGTTCAGGCGAATTGTGATGTTGACGCTCCCTCAGACAATGTAATCATTTACGCTCACCATATGAACGACGGCTCTATGTTTGCAGGACTTGAGAATTATCGCAGCAAAGATTATTGGTCGTCCCATAAGACAATCAGCTTCGATACGCTGAACAAGAAAGCGAACTATGATATTCTCGCCGTGTTCGCCGTCCCCGTTGATGAGAGCAATAAGAACACATTTAAGTTTTATGAATTTGTCAACGCTTATGATTCCGAGCATTACAGCAGCTTTATCAGCAAATGCAAGGCGTTGTCGTTCTATGAAACAGGGGTATCGGCAAAGCAAGGCGATAAGCTCCTGACACTTGCTACCTGTGAATACACGAACAACAACGGCAGACTTGTTGTCGTAGCAAAGCGTACAACCAGATAA
- a CDS encoding cysteine-rich VLP domain-containing protein: MNIQQRRQANKLIKHLCANYQDGNCLLLDDDEPCVCVQSISYSLCCNYFRAAVLPTEPLLEAGILSPVNIKYCQDCKKPFVPKSKRNNQKYCVDCAKRRHRMINAESMAKRRLKSVQS; encoded by the coding sequence ATGAACATACAGCAACGCCGCCAAGCTAATAAGCTGATAAAGCACTTATGCGCTAACTATCAGGACGGAAACTGCCTGCTACTTGATGACGACGAGCCGTGTGTTTGCGTTCAGAGTATTTCCTATTCTCTATGCTGCAACTATTTTCGGGCGGCAGTTTTACCGACAGAGCCATTACTTGAAGCGGGAATTTTAAGTCCTGTCAATATCAAGTATTGTCAGGATTGCAAAAAACCGTTTGTGCCTAAGAGCAAGAGAAACAATCAGAAATATTGTGTTGATTGCGCTAAACGTAGGCACAGAATGATTAACGCTGAAAGTATGGCAAAAAGGCGTTTGAAAAGTGTACAAAGTTAG
- a CDS encoding phage tail tip lysozyme, whose translation MADIKTRDTVKGTIRTLDKGRIAASRMKQAYIQTKNKAEHSIEPEEHNETEYASDRMESGTKRMAEETVHQTKKAVNKGAENVKDKVERKIEDRVKKKVQSKAENTAKDTVKNSAERASKNAAKKSAEKSIRATNSAGRKSIRTVEKTSAKTVKQSARSTGKATVKTAQKGTVKTVKTSVKTAEKTSKAAIKTTKQAAKAAEKSAKAAAKAAQKAAKAAQQAAKLAAKAAKAAIQLLIKIIKAIIAAMQKLISAIIAGGWVSLLVILIICMIALLCWSVYGLFASANANNGEYTMHNIITRINNEFNDKITDIKTDNPHDKLVMSGSKAEWREVLAIYAVAYNMTDMHPANPDEVQVVTLDENKEEYIRNLFWEINKIDHRIETYTETEQVEEKQKDGKVKKVNKQVQKKALYITVSHVDLETMMNNKGFTAEQKKMCRQLLSDENNDLWRELLNGVTSSNSDIVLIAQEQLGNVGGKPYWSWYGFSSRVEWCCCFVSWCANECGYIESGTIPKYSVVDDGVVWFKNKDQWLDGSEEPEPGMIIFFDWADDGIDGGGDHTGIVEKVEGGTVYTIEGNSGDKVCENQYSIGNKEILGYGFYSGNNTVATGDTAQQVWTYLKSYGYSDSVAAGIIGNMMRECGGDTLNLDWNIVGHYNGDEFYGLCQWCLRYTPTGFKGSNVKEQCEYLQKTIKSEFANYGGNYNGITYSEFLKSNTRTAAIAFERVYERCGDYSFEDSRRADNAEKAYNRFHK comes from the coding sequence TTGGCTGATATTAAGACAAGAGATACGGTCAAAGGAACAATCCGAACTCTTGATAAGGGTAGGATTGCCGCCAGCCGTATGAAACAAGCCTATATACAGACAAAGAACAAAGCGGAGCACTCCATCGAGCCGGAGGAGCATAACGAAACGGAGTACGCTTCTGATCGTATGGAATCCGGTACCAAGCGAATGGCGGAAGAAACTGTACATCAAACGAAGAAAGCCGTCAACAAAGGCGCTGAGAATGTCAAGGACAAGGTTGAGCGAAAAATCGAGGACAGAGTTAAGAAGAAGGTCCAAAGCAAAGCCGAGAATACCGCAAAGGATACGGTTAAAAACTCAGCAGAGCGAGCTTCTAAAAACGCCGCTAAGAAATCCGCAGAGAAATCTATCCGGGCAACCAACAGCGCAGGACGTAAAAGTATTCGCACCGTTGAGAAAACATCGGCAAAGACTGTTAAGCAATCAGCCCGATCCACGGGCAAGGCAACCGTTAAGACGGCTCAGAAAGGCACAGTCAAAACCGTCAAGACTTCCGTTAAAACAGCGGAGAAAACATCGAAGGCAGCTATTAAGACTACAAAGCAAGCCGCAAAAGCCGCAGAAAAATCAGCGAAGGCGGCGGCAAAGGCAGCGCAGAAAGCCGCTAAAGCGGCTCAACAAGCGGCTAAGTTGGCAGCCAAAGCAGCGAAAGCGGCTATACAGCTCTTGATTAAGATTATCAAGGCTATCATAGCGGCTATGCAAAAACTGATTTCTGCAATCATCGCCGGAGGTTGGGTGTCACTGCTCGTGATCCTGATAATTTGTATGATCGCTCTTTTATGTTGGAGCGTGTACGGCTTATTCGCTTCCGCTAACGCAAATAATGGTGAATACACTATGCACAACATTATTACTCGTATCAATAATGAGTTTAACGATAAGATTACAGATATTAAGACCGATAACCCACACGATAAACTCGTTATGTCCGGCTCAAAAGCTGAGTGGCGGGAAGTCCTTGCTATTTACGCTGTTGCTTACAATATGACGGATATGCACCCAGCCAATCCTGATGAAGTACAGGTAGTAACCCTTGATGAAAACAAGGAAGAATATATACGCAATCTCTTTTGGGAGATCAATAAGATTGACCACAGAATAGAAACGTACACCGAAACTGAACAGGTCGAGGAAAAGCAAAAAGACGGCAAGGTTAAAAAAGTCAATAAGCAAGTCCAAAAGAAAGCACTTTATATAACCGTTTCTCACGTTGACCTTGAAACGATGATGAACAATAAAGGCTTTACTGCGGAACAGAAGAAAATGTGTCGGCAGTTGTTATCTGATGAGAACAACGACTTATGGCGTGAGCTTCTAAACGGAGTAACAAGCTCGAACAGCGATATTGTCCTGATTGCTCAGGAGCAGCTTGGAAACGTCGGCGGAAAACCTTATTGGAGCTGGTACGGTTTCAGCTCTCGAGTTGAATGGTGTTGTTGCTTTGTTTCTTGGTGTGCGAATGAGTGCGGTTATATTGAGAGCGGTACTATTCCAAAGTATTCTGTTGTTGATGATGGAGTTGTATGGTTTAAGAACAAAGACCAATGGCTTGATGGCTCAGAAGAACCGGAACCGGGTATGATAATCTTCTTTGATTGGGCTGATGACGGAATTGATGGTGGTGGCGATCATACGGGTATCGTTGAAAAAGTCGAGGGCGGCACAGTTTACACAATCGAAGGCAATAGCGGTGATAAGGTTTGTGAGAATCAGTACAGCATTGGCAACAAAGAAATTTTGGGATATGGTTTTTACTCAGGTAACAATACCGTTGCGACAGGTGATACAGCGCAGCAAGTGTGGACGTATCTTAAAAGCTATGGCTACTCAGACAGCGTTGCCGCAGGCATTATCGGAAATATGATGAGAGAGTGCGGCGGCGATACACTTAATCTCGATTGGAACATCGTCGGACACTACAACGGTGATGAATTCTATGGCTTGTGCCAATGGTGTCTAAGATATACTCCTACGGGATTCAAAGGCTCTAATGTTAAAGAACAATGTGAGTATCTGCAAAAGACGATAAAATCCGAGTTTGCAAACTACGGAGGAAACTATAACGGTATCACTTATAGCGAATTTCTAAAGTCCAATACCCGAACGGCGGCGATAGCCTTTGAACGGGTATATGAGCGCTGCGGAGATTACTCGTTTGAGGATTCACGCAGGGCAGACAACGCAGAAAAGGCATATAACAGATTCCATAAATAA
- a CDS encoding N-6 DNA methylase, with protein MKSNTDLIKEISNELSEAYRGKITNLGGAVISTAFVLSIIEKKPSLSTRTLDVFLETADIRSDVAEVLARNLNGLWKTVLSYVGRYDASVLEELVLYDNSFFEMSTPASLVKLAGKILGISENDKVLELCSGSATFPTYAMQDSRASEYTGIEINYNSNDIAVLRGSLIGDNYHFIINNALTYHYPTSYDKIFANYPFGLRGATDLDECRRELQEQFGFNSTSISRCSSDWLFNTVIIRSLKETGKAVAIMTNGAAFNKPDVYMRQYFAENGLIEAVINLPSALFVETAIPTTLIIFSHNNSSTRLINAEKIFTKDGRRLNILSDDDVQTILDCLNVGGDNTIDVSPEEMRDHDYNLMASHYLDKPVVENGVCFGELIKSITRGVQVKPALLESYKSIMPSNYRFITLANVVNGSIDIEEGQQYLTELTKTLEKYVIPENSIVLSKMASPTFRSAVVNSERNYSIIATGNLYIIEIDESKADPYYIQAFFDSKAGEAALNYGAGGSAVMTISAEAVKGIMIPLPSLEKQKKIGQKYQAALDEYTVLKRKMKKLLERKRTLLDNEG; from the coding sequence TTGAAATCTAATACTGATCTGATTAAAGAAATTTCAAACGAGCTGAGCGAAGCATACCGAGGAAAAATAACAAACTTAGGCGGTGCAGTCATTTCTACTGCTTTTGTTTTAAGCATAATAGAGAAGAAACCATCACTATCCACTAGGACACTTGATGTGTTCCTTGAGACAGCAGATATTCGTTCTGACGTTGCTGAGGTGCTTGCAAGAAATCTTAATGGTTTATGGAAAACAGTGTTGAGCTATGTTGGCAGATATGATGCTTCTGTATTAGAGGAACTTGTCCTCTATGATAACTCATTCTTTGAAATGAGTACACCTGCTTCTTTGGTGAAACTTGCCGGTAAGATTCTTGGTATCAGTGAAAATGATAAAGTGCTTGAGCTTTGTTCAGGTAGTGCAACATTTCCTACATATGCTATGCAAGATTCAAGAGCAAGTGAATATACAGGAATTGAGATCAATTATAACTCAAATGATATAGCGGTACTTCGTGGTTCCCTGATTGGAGATAACTACCATTTTATAATTAATAATGCACTGACTTATCATTACCCAACAAGTTATGATAAAATATTTGCAAATTACCCGTTTGGTCTTAGAGGAGCAACTGATTTAGATGAGTGTCGTCGTGAATTGCAGGAACAATTTGGTTTCAATAGCACTTCTATTTCCAGATGTTCGTCGGATTGGCTGTTCAATACAGTAATCATTCGTTCTCTTAAAGAAACTGGTAAAGCTGTTGCGATAATGACAAATGGAGCAGCATTTAATAAACCAGATGTCTATATGCGTCAGTATTTTGCAGAAAATGGTTTAATAGAAGCTGTCATTAATCTTCCCTCTGCCTTATTTGTTGAAACTGCAATTCCAACAACCTTGATTATATTTAGTCACAACAATAGCTCAACAAGACTAATAAACGCAGAAAAAATCTTTACCAAAGATGGTAGAAGGCTTAATATTCTTTCAGATGATGACGTACAAACAATTCTTGATTGCCTTAACGTAGGTGGTGATAACACTATTGATGTTTCACCTGAAGAAATGCGAGATCACGACTATAATCTGATGGCATCCCACTATCTTGACAAGCCCGTTGTTGAAAATGGAGTATGTTTTGGAGAATTGATTAAAAGCATTACAAGAGGAGTTCAAGTTAAGCCTGCGCTTCTTGAATCTTATAAATCTATAATGCCGTCAAATTACAGATTCATCACGCTCGCAAATGTGGTGAACGGTTCTATTGATATTGAAGAAGGACAACAATACCTTACTGAGCTAACCAAAACTCTTGAAAAATACGTCATTCCTGAAAACTCGATTGTTCTATCTAAAATGGCTTCGCCAACTTTCCGCTCTGCAGTTGTTAATTCTGAAAGGAATTATTCAATTATTGCAACAGGTAACCTTTATATTATCGAGATTGATGAAAGCAAAGCTGATCCTTATTATATTCAAGCTTTTTTTGACAGTAAAGCCGGTGAAGCAGCCCTTAATTATGGAGCTGGCGGTTCAGCTGTTATGACAATATCCGCAGAAGCAGTAAAAGGAATTATGATTCCGTTGCCTTCTCTTGAGAAGCAGAAAAAGATAGGTCAAAAGTATCAGGCTGCACTCGATGAATATACCGTTCTGAAACGGAAAATGAAAAAGCTATTAGAGCGAAAAAGAACACTTCTTGATAACGAGGGGTGA